GGACTTTCCGGTGATGAAGCCGCGTCCGGTGAGGATGTCGACGACGGGCAACTCGACGGGCGTCCCCGGCGCCGATTGCCCGTCGCCGCCCGGCCCCTCGCTGACGTTCGCGACGGCGATCGTCTCGGTATCCTCGGTCATCTATCGGGTCGTCGCCCTCCCGCGGCATAGTTCCTTCTCCCCGTGTGACGGACGTCTGACGCCGCGGAGGCCCGAGAGCGCGTCGCCGGCGGCGACTACTCGCTCTCGTCGAACTGGTCGAGCGAGGCCTGGCCCCGACCCGACGGCCGTCCCGCCCGTCGACGGCCGTCGCGCTCGTCCGACCGGCGGCCGCCGTCCCCCGCGGCTTCCGCAGTCTCCGCATCCTCCGCGGTCTCGGCGCCCTCCCACCCGTCGAGCCGGGCCTGCTCGCCGTCCGCAAACGAGAGGTTCGAGACGCGGACGCCGAGCTTCCGGACGGCGTCGTCTTCGAACTCCGCGAGCAACTCCAGGGCGACGGACTCCACCAGATCGGGGTCGTCGACGGGCCCCGAGAGCGACCGCTCGCGGGTGTTGATGTCGTACGGCGGCAGCACGGCCTTGATGCCGATGGTCCGGTAGGTCGCCCCGCGATTCTGCGCCCGCGAGGCGACGTCGGCGGCCAGCGCCGCGACCCGCTCGCGCTTCTCCGCCGCGCTCTCTGTCGCCTCCGCGAACGCCGACTCCCGCGAGAGGCTCTTCGGCCGGCCCGTGGGCGTCACCTCGCGGTCGTCGACGCCGCGGGCGCGGTCGCGGAGTTCGGGCCCGCGGGAACCGAACGCCGACCGGAGTTCTGCGGGGTCCGCGTCCGCGAGGCCGCCGGCGGTCTCGATGCCCATCTCTCCGAGGCGGTCGGCCGTCACCGGCCCGATCCCGTGGACCGATTCGACCGGGAGCGGCGCGAGGAACTCCGCGACCCGTCCGGGCTCGACGACGACGAGGCCGTCGGGTTTGTCGTGGTCGGAGGCGATCTTCGCGGTCGACATATTCGATGCGACGCCGACGCTGGCGGGGACGCCGACCTCGCGGGCGATCCGCTGTTTCACGTGGCGGGCGTACCCCTCGGCCAGCGTCCGCTCGCCGTCCGGCCCCCGGTCCCAGGAGGTGCGGTCGGTGACGTCGAGGTACGCCTCGTCGATGCTCACCTCTCGGACGACGTCGGCCGAGTCGTGGAGGATCTCTTTCACCTCCCCCGCGACCTCGCGGTAGAACTCCAGGTCGACCGGGCGGTAGTGGCCGACCGTGTCGGCGTCGGTCTCGGATTCTGACTCGGATCCCGATTCCGACTCGTTTCCCTCGGCCGTCGCTTCCGCTGCGCGCGGCAGCCGTTCGAGCGCCTGCGAGATCGGCTGGGCGCTCTCGACGCCGTATTCTCGGGCCTCGTAGCTCGCGGTCGCGACCGCCCCGAACGTCTCGCCCGCTTCGTAGCCCATCCCGACCACGACCGGCTCCTCGCGGAGTGCGGGCTCCCGCAGGCGCTCGCAGGAGGCGTAAAAGCAGTCCATATCGACGTGGAGGATGATCCGCGAGGAGGGGCCGCGGCTCACGTCGTGAGCATATTCGTCCAGATTCACACCGGCTCACCCCCCGGTGTGGGCCACAGCAGTACGTCCTCGCGGAGCGCGCGTAGGTACGAAGCGGACACTATGGCGTTCGAGCTTCGGAATTCGCCGATGGCCGATCTCGAACCCATCACGCACGCGAGCCCTTAGAGACGTACTGTGAAGACATTGGCGGGGAATTTCCTCGCGTACGGCCGGACAGTATCACCCACCAAGCTCGTCGGGTGAGGTCTTACCCGCACACCGCCTGTGTGACGTAGACGCGTCGTCCGTCGTCAGTCTCGGCCGTCGCGACGCCGATCCCTTCGCTTTCGAACGCGTCCTCCAGAATGACATCCTGATTGCCCGGCGAATTCATCCACTGACGGACGATCCCGTGGGCGATCTTCGTCTCGTTCCCCTCGTAATTCACGTAGTCGTCCTCCACCGCGATGCGCTGATTGGCGTACGTGTACGCGACGTTTTCGCCGACGGTTTCACACTCGTACTGTGATTCGGGATCCGATCCCTGCAGTCGGCGCCGCTCGGCCATCGTCTCGGTGTGTTCTTCCGCACGCTCTGCAATGTGCTGGGAGTACTGCAGGCGGTCCACTCGACGGTCAGCCCGGATCTCGTTGATTCGCGCGTGTACTGTCCGCCTGATCTCGGTCTCGTTGAGGGTGTCCGCGGACGAGGCGTCCGAAAATCCGCTCTCGGCCTCTTCAATACTGTCTGTGACCAGTTCGTTCACGCCGATATCCGCCACTTGAACGGGACCGATCGGTGTCACTACGACAACGACAGTGCTCACAAGCAGAACGACCGTGAGCAGTCGTTTCACGCGAAATAAAATTAAATGCAGGTGTAAAAAATTATTGGTGAATTAACACTTAATTGGTCGTGCGAAGACACACGGAATGTTGTCTTGCTCGATGACCACGAGCAAAACTGCGGTAGCGATGGCTAGAAACAGTGGGACACCGTCACGACGGTCCGTTCGGAAGGGTGGTGGCCGGAGCGGCCACTATGGCGTTCCCGAACCGGAGTGAATGTGGATCCGACGGATCGACGGACGTGGGGCGTCGCTCGGTCGCGCGGGCGGCCTTACTTCAGCCGTTCCTGGAGGAACGACGGGTGGGCTGCGGTGATCCCCTCGATCGAGAGGATCGTCTCGGAGATGACGTCGCCGAGGGCGTCGCCGTCGCGGGCGCGGACCTCCGCCATCAGCATGTGGTCGCCCGAGGAGGTGTACAGCGACTCGACGGCGTCGAGTTCCTTGAGCTCGCGGGTCGCCTCCACGTAGCGCTCCGAGGAGACGTCGAGCCCGACCAGCGCGATCGAGGTCTCCGAGAGCTTCTTGGGGTCGACGTCGGCGGAGTAGCCGACGATGATTCCCTCTTCTTCCATCTTCCGGATGTACTTCCGAACCGTGGGCTTCGAGACGTCCGCGCGTTCTGCGATCTCCGAGTACGACGCCTGGGCGTCCTCTTCGAGCACGTCGAGGATACGCCCCTCCGTCGATGTGGTCTCCATACCCGTACGTTTTGGTCGATAGAAAAAATACCTTCCGAATAAACAAAGCGAACTCGCGAGGATGAAATACGTCGGCCGCGGCGCGTCAAAACGCCGGAATCCGGCCGGGAACTTCCCGCGGCCGGGGGCCGCAGTCTGCCGATCTGCGGCCGTGAGGCGTTACTTGTGCTTGTCGAGGAACGAGTCGTAGACGCGTTCCCACTCGTAGTCGTCGTCGAAGTACCGCTCCGCGAGCGGCTCGTCGGGGATCTCGCCGATGCGCTGTTTCTCCTGCTGGTAGGAGGGGCGGTCGTCGACGTAGTACCGGCCGGTGAGGACGGTCCCCTCGTGGAGCGCGTTCTCCGTCTCGAACATCATCTCGGAGGCCTCCGAGCGGTCGGTGTTGTCGAACTCGTAGTCCTCGGAGTCGTTGACGTCGATGTAGGGGACGTACTGCTTTGCGTCCTTGTTCCAGGTCGGACACTGGGTGAGGAAGTCGACGTGCGAGAAGCCGTCGTGTTCGATGGCCTCGACGATGATCTCTTTGGCCTGGTTCGGATTGACGGCGGCCGTCCGGGCGATGTAGGAGGCGCCGGCGTTCAGCGACATCGACAGCGGCCGGATCGGATCCTTCGCCGACCCGTGGGGCTGGGTCTTGGACTTGTGGCCCTTCGGCGACGTCGGGGAGGTCTGGCCCTTCGTCAGCCCGAAGATCTCGTTGTTGAACACGATGTAGGTGATGTCGTGGTTCTCCCGGGCCGTGTGCATGAAGTGGTTGCCGCCGATCCCGTAGCCGTCGCCGTCGCCGCCGGCGGCGACGACGGTCAGGCCGGGGTTCGCCAACTTCGCCGCCCGCGCGATCGGGAGCGAGCGGCCGTGGATCGTGTGGAAGCCGTAGCTGTCGAAGTAGCTGTTCAGCTTGCCCGAACACCCGATGCCCGTGCAGACGAGCATCTCCTCGGGCGAGAGGCCGAGTTCGGCGGCCGCGCCCTTCAGAGCCTTCAGGACCCCGAAGTCGCCGCAGCCGGGACACCAGGTGGGCTGGGGTTCGAGGCCGGGGGTGTACTCGTTGCGGTCGCGTTCGACGTCTTCACCGATTGCACTGAATGCGCTCATTGTTAGTCACTCGCTGCGGGGACGAATTTGGTCTCGTGGCCGGGGAGCGTCCCGTCCTCGACGATGCTCGTGACGAACCCGTCGACGATCTCGCCGGGCTCGAAGGGGTTGCCGTTGTACTTCAGCAGGCTCGAGAGCTTCTCGCCGTAGCGACCGAGTTCCTTCTGCGTCAGGCCGCGGAACTGCGCGGAGGCGTTCATCTCGACGACGAGCACCTCGTCGACGCTCTCGATGAACGCCGAGACCTCCTCGACCGGGTAGGGTGCGAGTTCGGATACGCCCAGCGACTTCACCGAGTGTCCCTGCTCGTTGAGTTCGTCGACGGCCTCCTCGACGGTGCCCTGCTGGGAGCCGAACGTCATGATCCCGTACTCGGCGTCCTCGGGGCCGTGGTGGGCGTTCGTGCCCTCGTCGGCGTCGAGGTCGGCGCGGATGGCCTCCATCTTCTCCATCCGGCGATCGACCTGATTGACGCGGTTGTCGGGGTCCTCGGAGATGTGCCCCGCGGGCATGTGTTCGTTGCCGGTCGCGAGGTAGCGACCACCCTCCTGGCCCGGGATCGACCGGGGGCTGACGCCGTCGTCGACGTCGTGCTGGAAGCGGTTGTACTTCCCGGAGGGGTCGTGCGGCGCGTCCGCGAGCTCAGCCTCGGTGACGACCGACCCGAGGTCGGGGTTGGGTTCCTCGTCGAAGACGCTGGCCGGAACGTTCTGGAGTTCGCCGCCGTTCTTCTGGTCGTAGAGGACGATCGCCGGGATCTGGTACTCGTAGGCGATCTGGAACGCCCGGCGGGTCTGGCGGTACGCCTCCTCCGCGCCGGCGGGCGCGAAGACGACGCGGTGGGAGTCGCCCTGGGAGGTGTAGAGGACGTGTTCGAGGTCGGCCTGTTCGGGCTTGGTCGGCATCCCGGTCGAGGGGCCGGCGCGCATCGCCTCCACGAGGACGACGGGCGTCTCCGTCATCTCGGCGAGGCCCAGCGGCTCGGACATCAGCGCGAAGCCGCCGCCCGAGGAGCCGGACATCGCCTTGACGCCGGCGTGGGAGGCCCCCAGCGCCAGCGCGGCCGCGGCGATCTCGTCTTCGACCTGCTCTGAGATGCCGCCGACCTCGGGGAGGTTCTGCGACATGATGGTGAAGACCTCGGTCCAGGGGGTCATCGGGTAGCCCGCGATGAACCGACAGCCCTCGTCGAGCGCGCCGTAGGCGATGGAGTCCGAGCCCGAGATGAGGACCTGGTCCTCGTCGTGGTCGCCCTCCGGCACCGAGATGTCGGGGGCGTCGGCGTCGAACTCCTCCTGGACGGTCTCGTAGGCGTCGTCGAAGACCGACATATTCGGCTCGAACACCTTCTCGGGCATCGTGTCCTCCATCAGGCTCTTGATGACCCGCGGTTCGATGTTCGCGATGGCGCAGGTGACGGCGACGCCCGCGGTGTTCCGCATGACCTCGCGCCCGTGTTCGCGCGCGATCGTGCGGAGGTCGATGTCGTAGACGTGCCAGCCGTTATCCGCGACGCGCTCGTCGAAGTCCGGGATGTCCTCGGTGTCGAGGAGCCCGGAGTCGTAGACGATGACGCCACCCTCGTTCAGCTCGTCGAGATTCTCGGACAGCGGCTTTACCTCCTCGTTGCCGTAGTAGGCGTTCTCCTGGGGGTTCCGGGCGAAGGAGTCGCCCAGCGCGAGGAGGAAGTTGTACCCGTCACCGCGCGACTTCACGGGGTCCTCGGAGACGCGGACCTCCGTGTAGGTGTGACCACCACGGATGCGCGACGGGTAGTGACGATGCGTGAATACGTGTAGGCCCGCTCGCATCAGGGCCTTAGCGAAGTTCTGGCTCGTCGAGGCGATCCCGTCTCCGGAACCACCCGCGATTCGCCAGATGAGTTCGTCGTCAGTCATATCTGAGCTCACGGCCCGCGTGGGCCACTACCGAACACTTTCGAAAGGACTCGATTAAAGCCTTTGCTATACGTTACCAAGGAAAGATGATGATAGACCTAATATATGGACGTAAGATGCACTATATCGAGATATCGTGGAATAATATAAAGAATGAGTGAGAATTACAATTCGTATGTTTAGTTTAGATGTATTGTATCGACGGAACAGAACTGCACCCGTCCGGAGATTTCGGATACGTCCGACAAAGCCGGATCGAATCCAAGTTATATCCGATATACTCGAAATCTATAGTGTTCGGCCGCGGACCGACCGCCCCCGAGGGTTACTCGTTGTCGGGGCTGGAGGGGTGGTAGTCGGTGTCGTACTCGCCCGGCTGGTCGTCGAGCCGATCGGGGTTGATCCGCCCGCCGAGGAGCATAAAGTCGAGGATTGTGAGGTTCAGCATCGCCTCGACGACCGGGACCGCACGCGGCGGCAACACGGGGTCGTGGCGGCCGACGACCTGGATTTCCTTTTCCTCGCCGGTCTCCCAGTCGACGGTCTTCTGCTGTTTCGGGATCGACGTGGGGGCGTGCCAGGTGACCTCGCCGTAGATCGGCTGGCCGGTGGTGATGCCGCCCTGAAGGCCGCCGTGTTTGTTGCCCTCCGGGACGGGATCGCCCTCGTCGCTGAACTCCCAGTCCTCGTTTCGGTCCTTGCCGGTCCACTCGCGGGCCTCCTTCCCGAGGCCGAACTCGAACGCGGTGGTCGCCGGGATCGACATCATCGCTTGGCCGAGCCGCGAGGGGAACGAATCGAACCGCGGCGCGCCCAGACCGCGCGGGACGCCCTGCGCCTCGAAGTAGATCGAGCCGCCGATCGAGTCACCCTCCTGCTGGTACTCGTCGATGAGGTCGCGCATCTCCTCGGCGGTCTCGGGATCGGCACACCGGACTTCGTTCTCCTCCGTGTGTTCGAGCATCTCCTCGAAGGTGACCTCGGGGGCCTTGATGTCGCCGATCTGATTGACGTGGGCTTTGACCTGGACGCCCTCGGTTTCGAGGACCTTCTTCGCGATCGCGCCGGCGGCGACCCAGTTCACCGTCTCCCGCGCGGAGGAGCGCCCGCCGCCGCCCCAGTTACGCGTCCCGAACTTCGCCGAGTAGGTGAAGTCGCCGTGGCTCGGCCGCGGGGCCGTGACGTACGGCTCGTACTTGCCCGAGCGGGCGTCCTTGTTCTCGATGACCATCCCGATCGGGGTGCCCGTCGTGTAGCCGTCCTGGATCCCGGAGTTGATCGAGACCGCGTCGGGCTCGCCCCGCGAGGTCGTGATCATCGACTGTCCCGGCTTTCGCCGGTCCAGTTCCGCCTGGACGTCCTCCTCGTCGAGTTCGAGCCCCGCCGGACAGCCCGAGACGGTCACGCCCATCGCGTCGCCGTGGCTCTCGCCGTAGGTGGTGACCTGGAAGAGCCGGCCGAATCGGTTGCCGTTCATTACCTCGCCGTCGTGGTTCCGTCCATATATACGTTGCAGAAAGTGGTGGGTCTCGGCCGCGGACGGCGCGTTCGACCCCTACGGACCGTTCAGACGCCCCGCTCACCACGGCCCGGCGTCGCCGACGACGGTCCGGGTCTGCTCGCGCATAAACTGCGGCAGGTACCAGTAGCCGCCCGCGAACTTGCTCGTCGTGCCCGAGGCCTTCCAGCCGCCGAACGGCTGGGCCTGCACGAGCGCGCCGGTCGTCGCGCTCTGTGACCGATTGACGTAGCACATCCCCGACTCGATCCGGTCGAGCCACGTCTCGATCTCGGCGTCGTCCTCGGAGAACAGTCCGGCACAGAGGCCGTACTCGCTGTCGTTGGACTTCCGGATGCCCTCGTCGAGACCGCCGACCGGATGGATCGTCACGAAGGGAACGAAGTGCTCCTCGCGCGCCACGTCGTGGTCGTGCGGGACGTCGACGGCGACCGTCGGCCGCACGTACCGCCCGGCCGCGCCGTCGACAGCGCCGACGACCTCGCCGCCGGTGAGCACGCGCCCGACCTCCCGGGCAGTCTCACAGACCTCGCGGTACCGTTCCACGGCGTCGTCATCGACGAGCGGCGCGACGACGGCCCCGGGATCGTCGGGCGCGCGGTCCGGGATTTCCTCTGTGGTCTCGACGAGCCGTTCGGTGAACGCGTCGGCGACGTCCTCGTGGACGTAGACGCGGGAGGTGGCCGAGCACTTCTGGCCGCCGAAGCCGAACGCGCCGTAGCGCACGCCCTCGACGGCCTTCTCCAGGTCGGCCTCGGCCGTCACTGTGACGGGGTTCTTCCCGCCGAGTTCCGCGATCACGGGCCCCGGCTTCTCCCGTTCCACGAAGCTCCGCTCGATCTCTCTGCCGACGGCGCGGGAGCCGGTGAAGGCGACGCCGCTCACGTCTTCGTGTCCGACGAGCGGCTCTCCGACGGTCCGGCCGCCGCCGGTGACGAGATTGAGGGCGCCGTCGGGGACGCCCGCGTCCGAGAGGATCGAGACCGCCTCGTGGGCGATCAGCGGGGTCGCGCTCGCCGGCTTCGCGACGACGGTGTTACCGGTGATGAGCGCGCCCGTCGTCATCCCGACGAAGATGGCGAAAGGGAAGTTGAACGGCCCGACGACCCCGAAGACGCCGTACGGTTCGAGGACGTTCCGACAGCGCTGGCCGGGCGTCGGCTCGCCGGTATCGAGGCGGTAGCCCTCGTTGCGTTCGAGTTCGCGGGCGTAGAACCGCAGGAAGTCGATTCCCTCGTCGACGTCGGCGACCGCCTCGAACCGGTTCTTCCCTGCTTCCAGGGTGAGGACCGCCGCGAGCTCGTACCGGCGGTCGCGGGCGCGCTCTGCGGCCTCCCGGAAGATCGCCGCGCGGTCGCGCCAGTGGGTGTGCCGCCATTCGTCGAAGGCGTCGGTCGCGGCGGCGACCGCGCGGTCGACGTCGCCCTCGTCCCCGCTCGCGAACTCGCCGACGAGGAGGTCCGTCTCGCCGGGGCTCTCGACGCTGAACCGCTCGTCGCGCTCGACCGCCGCGCCGTCGATCACGAGCGGGTGCGACTCCCCGAGGTCGTCGCGGACGCGCTCGACGGCCGACTCGTAGCGGTCGTGAAATTCGTCGAGCGTTCCCTCGCGCCGGTGGGTGAACGCCGTCTGTTCGTTCTCGAAGGGTTGCGAGCGCATACGGAAACTGAGGGGCCGCGACACCATAACTGTGACACCGACCCGCACACAGCAGGTGGGGCGTCCGCCCGTGGAGTTATGCGGTCCGGCGGCGACCATCCGCTATGGACCGAGCGGTCGTCGAACCCGACGTCGATGCTGTCCCCGGAGCGAAGGCCGAACGATGGGTCACCCACCACCACGAGGTCGCGGCCCCGAGCACGGCCGCCTACGAGTTCGTCTGGGATCTGACCGAGGAGGCGATCGGCCCCTTCTGCACCGACGTCGACGGCAACGTTTTCTTAGATTTCACGAGCCACGTCGCCTCGTCGCCGCTGGGGTACAACAACCCGACCGTCCGCGAGAGGATGGCGGCGCTGGACCTCCCGTCGCCGACCAAGATCGCCGGACAGAGCTTCTACGCCGGTACGGGCTGGCCGCCCGAGGACTCGGATCTGCCGGGACCGACCCAGCTGATGGACCGGCTCACGGAGCTCGGATCGGGGTACGATCTCGACACCGTGTTCCTCTCGAACTCCGGCGCCGAGGCGGTCGAGAACGCCATCAAGATCTGCTACGACCACCGCGGCGGCGCCGGACAGGCCATCACGTTCGAGGGCGCCTTCCACGGCCGGACGCTCGGCGCGCTGTCGCTGAACCGCTCGAAGGCCGTCCACCGGCGGGACTTCCCGGAAATCCCCGGCGTCCACGCCGTGCCGTACTGCGAGGACCGGACCTGCACGCCCGAGTCGTGCTCGTGTGGGTTCTTCGCCGGCGACGGCTCGCGCCTGCGCTCGATGCTCGACCCCGACCGCGGCTACGTCGACCCCGACGACCTCGCGTACCTGATCATCGAGCCGGTCCAGGGCGAGGGCGGCTACCGCTTCCCCAGCGAGGCGTTCGCCGAGGAGATCGCCGATGTCTGCGAGACCCACGACGTGCTCTTGATCGCCGACGAGATCCAGACCGGCGTCGGCCGGACGGGCGAGTGGTGGGGCTCGGACCACTACCCGTTCGAGCCCGACGTGATCGCGAGCGCGAAGGCGCTCCAGGTCGGTGCGACGCTCTCCCGCCGGGAGATCTTCCCCGAGGAGAAGTCGCGGCTCTCCTCGACGTGGGGCGCTGGCGACGTGCTCGCGGCGCTCCAGGGGGCGGTCACGATCGACGTCATCGAGTCCGAAGGGCTCCTGCGGAACGCCCGCGAGAAGGGCGACCGGCTGATGGGTCGGCTCCGCGAGGCCGACCTGGCGGATGTCGACAACGTCCGCGGTCGGGGACTGCTCGTCGCGTTCGACCTCCCGACGAAGGAGCGACGCGACGCCGTGATCCGGGCGGCGCTGGAACGCGGCCTGCTCACCCTGGGCTGTGGCTACCGGTCGATCCGGCTCCTGCCGCCGCTCGACGTCACCGAGCGGGAGATTGATCTCGGCGCGGAGCTGCTGATCGAGGCCGTCGAAGCCGGCGAGTGAGGCGTCGGGGACCCGCTACTCGTGGCGGTCGACCGCCGCGCCCAGCGACTCCATCGCGTCGAAGAAGTCCGGGAAGGACACGTCGACGTGTTCGGCGCCCTCGATGACGGTGTCGCCGTCAGCGGCGAGCCCCGCGACGGCCAGCGACATCACGATGCGGTGGTCCGCGCGGCCGTCGACGCGCGCGCCCACGAGGTCGGTGTCGCCGCCGTGGACGGTCAGCCGATCCCGCTCTTCGGTCACCGAGGCACCCATCTTGCCTAACTCCTCGGCCATCGCGCTCACGCGGTCGGTCTCCTTGTACCGGACGTGCTCGCAGTTCTCGATGACCGTATCGCCGTCCGCAACGGCCCCGAGCGCGGCGATCGTCGGCAGCAGGTCGGGCGTGTCGCCGACGTCGACGGTGGTGCCCGACAGCGACGCCCGCGGGACGGCGATCTCGCCAGCGTCGCGGTCCCAGCCGACCGCAGCGCCCATCGACTCCAGGATCTCGACGATCGCGCTGTCGCCCTGGGCGCTCGGGCGCGCGCCCTCGACGAGGACGCGGTCGCCCTCCGCCGCGGCGACGGCGCCCGCCGAGAGCAGGTACGACATCGACGAGAAGTCGCCGGGGACGGCGTACTCGCCGCCTTTGGGAGCGTAGGACTGGCCGCCGGGGACGGAGAAGCCGTCGTCGGTCTTCGTCGCATCGACGCCGAAGTCGTCGAGGACTTCGAGCGTGATGTCGACGTACGGCGCGGACTTCAGTTCGGTTTCGAGTTCGACGTCGATGCCCTCGTCGGTGACGGCGCCGGCCATCAGGAGCGCGGTGATGTACTGCGAGGAGACGTCGCCGGGGATCGACACCGCGCCGCCGTCGATCGACTCGCCGACCACGAGCGGCGCCTGGCCGTTCCGCCGGGTCGACTCCGCCCGCCCGCCGAGCTGTCGGATCGCGTCGAGGAGCGGCCCCTGCGGGCGCGAGCGGAGGGAGTCGTCGCCGGTGAACACGCAGAGCCCGTCGGCGAGCGCGCCGCAGGCGGTGACGAGCCGCGTGGTCGTCCCCGAGTTCGCGCAGTCGACGACGTCGTCCGGCACCTCGGGGCGGCCGTCGAAGCCGGAGATCGAGAGCCGCGCGTCGCCGTCGGCGTCGCGGTCGACCGAGCCGCCGAACGCCTCGACCGCGCGCATCGTCGCGCGGGTGTCGGCGCTCACGAGCGGGTCGGCGACGACCGCCTCCGCGCCGTAGCCCGCGGCGAGGATCGCTCGGTGGGTGTAGCTCTTCGAGGGCGGCGCGCGCACGCGCCCCGCCACGCGGGACTGCGAGATGGTGACGTCCATACGGTCCGTTCGCGCTGGCTGGGGTATGATACTTACTGTCGAATCCGACCGCGAGCCTTTATATCGCAGAACGGGGGCAGGGCCGCCGTGACCTGGGTTCGGTCCCGCGTCGTGCCGCGGTTGCCCGGCACAGCGACGCGGGCGCGGCCGTGCCGGCTGTTCGCCACATTCGACGTGCAAACGCTACGATAGCCACCTCGACGGACGACGCTATCGACGTCGCGCCAGCAGCGCGGCCGCCGCGAGCGCGGCGGCGGCGGTCACGACGCCGAAGCCGGGCGTTCCGGTCTCCGTTCCCGGACGTTCGGTCTCCACGGTCGTTCCCGTGGGCGTCACCGTCATCGGAGTGTCGGCTATCGTCGACTCCTCAGACGCTTCGAGGTCCCGGTACTCC
This is a stretch of genomic DNA from Halobellus sp. MBLA0158. It encodes these proteins:
- the aroA gene encoding 3-phosphoshikimate 1-carboxyvinyltransferase; its protein translation is MDVTISQSRVAGRVRAPPSKSYTHRAILAAGYGAEAVVADPLVSADTRATMRAVEAFGGSVDRDADGDARLSISGFDGRPEVPDDVVDCANSGTTTRLVTACGALADGLCVFTGDDSLRSRPQGPLLDAIRQLGGRAESTRRNGQAPLVVGESIDGGAVSIPGDVSSQYITALLMAGAVTDEGIDVELETELKSAPYVDITLEVLDDFGVDATKTDDGFSVPGGQSYAPKGGEYAVPGDFSSMSYLLSAGAVAAAEGDRVLVEGARPSAQGDSAIVEILESMGAAVGWDRDAGEIAVPRASLSGTTVDVGDTPDLLPTIAALGAVADGDTVIENCEHVRYKETDRVSAMAEELGKMGASVTEERDRLTVHGGDTDLVGARVDGRADHRIVMSLAVAGLAADGDTVIEGAEHVDVSFPDFFDAMESLGAAVDRHE